One part of the Ziziphus jujuba cultivar Dongzao chromosome 2, ASM3175591v1 genome encodes these proteins:
- the LOC125422288 gene encoding lipid phosphate phosphatase 2 codes for MPDIQMGFHTIKSHGAKVVKVHAFDWIILLLLVVIDVLLNLIEPFHRFVGEGMMTNLQYPLKDNTVPFWAVPIYAILLPIIIFIIYYIYRRDIYDLHHAILGLLYSILIAGVITDAIKDAVGRPRPDFFWRCFPDGKKVFNHITREVICHGKKSDIKEGYKSFPSGHTSWSFAGLGFLSWYLSGKIRVFDRRGHSAKLCILFLPLLAAALVGITRVDDYWHHWTDVFTGGLIGLVVSTFCYLQSFPYPNDVNGWAPYLYFHMLAERNSQSLARRVNSHRMRRQDTLTSLSDSDKDTPGSSPNSNLIV; via the exons ATGCCAGATATTCAGATGGGATTTCATACCATAAAATCTCATGGAGCCAAGGTGGTGAAGGTGCATGCATTTGACTGGATAATACTTCTGCTGCTTGTCGTGATCGATGTATTGCTGAATCTGATAGAGCCTTTTCACCGTTTTGTCGGGGAAGGAATGATGACTAATCTGCAATACCCACTCAAAGATAACACAGTGCCTTTCTGGGCTGTGCCA ATTTATGCAATATTGTTGCCGATTATCATCTTTATTATATACTACATCTACAGAAGGGATATTTATGACTTACACCATGCCATATTGG GTCTTCTCTATTCTATTCTAATAGCTGGAGTTATAACGGATGCAATCAAAGACGCTGTTGGTCGTCCCCGCCCAGATTTTTTTTGGAGGTGTTTCCCTGATGGTAAAAAG GTGTTCAATCATATTACAAGGGAAGTTATCTGTCATGGAAAAAAGTCAGATATAAAGGAAGGGTACAAAAGCTTTCCAAGTGGGCATACTTCCT GGTCATTTGCAGGGCTTGGTTTTCTTTCATGGTATTTGTCAGGGAAAATTAGAGTGTTCGATCGTAGGGGTCATTCTGCAAAActttgtattttatttcttcCGTTGCTTGCTGCTGCTCTTGTGGGAATAACCCGTGTGGATGACTATTGGCATCACTGGACTGATGTCTTTACTGGAGGTCTTATAG GACTTGTAGTGTCTACATTCTGTTACTTGCAATCTTTCCCTTACCCAAATGATGTCAATG GTTGGGCACCTTATTTGTATTTCCATATGTTGGCAGAGAGGAATAGTCAGTCCTTAGCAAGAAGAGTAAATTCGCATCGTATGCGTAGACAAGACACTCTAACTTCATTATCTGATAGTGACAAAGATACTCCAGGATCATCACCCAATTCAAATCTGATTGTGTAA
- the LOC107418599 gene encoding uncharacterized protein LOC107418599, translated as MAATTSLSHLSFTPKLHLPSLSSAKPRTFKILFCLSIKQSNDQTVKTHDSSNNKLRVVFAAGGTGGHIYPAVAIADELKVTKPMTEILFIGTPNSMESAAIVSAGYEFTTVPPARLARPIISLQNLLLPYHLIKSTIESYEKLRDFKPHIVIGTGGYVSFPICLAAVLNGFKLVIQEQNSVPGIANWVLSHLANVVFVAFNSTLDCFPKGKGVVCGNPVRLSLKKCVSKAVARLHFFPKSGKIADSEAKVLLVLGGSLGANAINIAMLNIYYQMLLENKNLFIIWQTGVEAYNEMESLVKNHRHLLLTPFMHSMDFAYAAADLIISRAGAMTCYEILATGKPSILIPSPNVAEGHQFKNASLMADLADARVITEDELDSTTLRAAIEEILGDAKKMADMSERALKAANPNASTEIVQHILSLVNL; from the exons ATGGCGGCCACTACTTCTCTGTCTCACCTCTCCTTCACTCCAAAGCTCCACCTACCTTCCCTCTCCTCAGCTAAACCCAG GACCTTCAAGATCCTATTTTGTCTATCCATAAAGCAATCCAATGACCAAACCGTCAAAACCCATGACTCTTCCAACAACAAGCTTCGCGTCGTCTTTGCTGCTGGTGGAACCGGTGGTCATATATACCCAGCGGTAGCCATAGCCGACGAGCTCAAAGTCACAAAACCCATGACCGAAATCCTCTTTATAGGAACACCCAACAGCATGGAAAGCGCCGCAATAGTCTCCGCTGGCTACGAATTCACCACCGTCCCTCCAGCCAGATTAGCCCGCCCTATCATCTCCCTCCAAAATCTCCTCCTTCCCTACCATTTGATCAAATCCACCATAGAAAGCTACGAAAAGCTTCGTGATTTCAAACCCCATATCGTTATTGGTACCGGTGGGTACGTCTCTTTTCCGATTTGTTTGGCAGCTGTGCTTAATGGGTTCAAGCTTGTAATCCAAGAACAGAACTCTGTGCCGGGTATTGCGAATTGGGTTCTTTCCCACTTGGCGAATGTGGTTTTCGTTGCTTTCAATTCGACTCTCGATTGTTTTCCCAAAGGGAAAGGTGTGGTTTGTGGAAATCCGGTGAGATTGTCTCTGAAGAAGTGTGTTTCGAAGGCTGTGGCTAGGCTTCATTTCTTTCCCAAGTCAGGCAAGATTGCGGATTCGGAGGCTAAGGTTCTATTAGTTCTTGGAGGGTCTTTGGGTGCCAATGCCATTAACATTGCTATGCTGAATATTTATTATCAGATGCTTTTGGAGAACAAGAACCTGTTTATCATTTGGCAAACTGGAGTTGAAGCTTACAATGAGATGGAAAGTCTTGTTAAGAATCACAGACATTTGCTTTTGACACC GTTCATGCATTCTATGGATTTTGCATATGCAGCTGCAGATCTTATCATTTCAAGAGCTGGTGCAATGACTTGCTATGAGATCTTGGCCACTGGGAAACCTTCCATTCtg ATACCATCACCAAATGTTGCTGAAGGACATCAATTCAAAAATGCTTCATTAATGGCAGATTTAGCAGATGCAAGGGTTATAACTGAAGATGAACTTGATTCAACAACCCTCAGAGCTGCAATCGAAGAGATCTTAG gggATGCGAAAAAAATGGCAGATATGTCTGAAAGGGCTCTCAAAGCTGCGAACCCCAATGCCTCTACTGAGATCGTGCAGCACATTCTTTCTCTAGTAAACTTGTAG
- the LOC107418607 gene encoding uncharacterized protein LOC107418607 isoform X3: MSLRALHFPDIHSGKAALPFGNPCCLNPTLPRFSDPKPGIYQGPSRRPGRWTPLSLSSVSGVAVEKEKRNDKRFSVCTADELHYVSVPNSDWSLALWRYLPSPQVQPRNHPLLLLSGVATNAIGYDLSPECSFARYMAGDGFDTWILEVRGAGLSRKGVDSFDRKPMNAKSKSTSSSVNYEEKRTYMESKPDQFRSPTKLMKNFMLISERLSSFLNEGMLEGGQNSVIASHIKDLSTRLANIIEEYQRSVPAQLMELQERFSSTLADLQQQLDLIVKYDWDFDHYLQEDVPAAVEYIRSHCKPQDSKLHGIGHSMGGILLYAMLSQCCSQGRDSGFASITTLASSLDYTPSKSSLKLLLPLADPAQALNVPAIPIGALLAAAHPLASRPPYVLSWLNRQISAQDMMHPELFEKLVLNNFCTVPAKLLLQLTTAFQKTGLCDRSGTFFYKDYLHKVTVPVLALGGDQDLICPPEAVYETAKLIPEHLITYKILGEPGGPHYAHYDLVGGRLAADQVYPHIIKFLRHHDMA; encoded by the exons aTGTCGTTGCGAGCTCTCCATTTTCCCGATATCCATTCGGGAAAAGCTGCATTACCATTTGGTAATCCTTGCTGTCTTAACCCGACGCTGCCAAGGTTTTCCGACCCGAAACCCGGTATCTATCAGGGCCCATCTCGTCGACCCGGGAGGTGGACCCCACTGAGTCTGAGCTCCGTCAGCGGCGTGGCGGTggagaaggagaagagaaacGACAAGCGGTTTTCCGTCTGTACGGCCGACGAGCTTCATTACGTCTCTGTTCCCAATTCCGATTGGAGCCTCGCTCTCTGGCGCTACCTTCCTTCTCCccag GTGCAACCGAGGAACCATCCTCTGTTGCTGTTGTCGGGAGTAGCTACAAATGCAATTGGTTACGATCTTTCCCCTGAG TGTTCATTTGCTCGCTACATGGCTGGTGATGGTTTTGATACATGGATTCTTGAAGTTAGAGGTGCTGGATTGAGTAGAAAAGGTGTAGACTCATTTGACAGGAAACCAATGAATGCCAAGTCTAAGAGTACAAGTTCTTCAGTCAACTATG AAGAGAAAAGGACATATATGGAGTCTAAACCAGATCAGTTTCGCTCACCCACAAAGTTGATGAAGAATTTTATGCTTATATCTGAGAGACTATCAAGCTTTCTAAATGAAG GTATGTTAGAAGGAGGTCAAAACTCTGTTATTGCTAGCCATATTAAGGATTTGAGTACAAGGCTTGCAAATATCATTGAAGAATATCAACGATCAGTCCCTGCTCAGCTTATGGAGTTGCAAGAGCGTTTTTCTTCTACTTTGGCCGATTTGCAACAACAACTTGACCTTATTGTTAAGTATGACTGGGACTTTGATCACTACCTACAAGAAGATGTGCCTGCTGCG GTTGAGTATATAAGGAGTCATTGCAAACCACAGGATAGCAAGTTGCATGGAATTGGTCACTCAATGGGGGGTATCTTGCTATATGCAATGCTCTCACAATGCT GTTCTCAAGGAAGGGATTCAGGATTTGCATCAATCACTACTTTGGCATCGTCGCTCGACTATACTCCTTCAAAATCATCGCTCAAATTACTTTTACCACTG GCTGATCCTGCTCAAGCTCTAAATGTTCCTGCCATTCCAATTGGGGCACTGCTTGCCGCTGCTCATCCTCTTGCATCGCGTCCACCTTATGTTTTGTCTTGGCTGAATCGTCAAATTTCTGCTCAAGACATGATGCATCCAGAGTTATTTGAAAAGCTTGTTTTGAACAACTTTT GTACAGTGCCAGCTAAGCTTCTCTTGCAGCTAACAACAGCTTTCCAGAAGACTGGTTTATGCGACAGAAGTGGAACTTTCTTTTACAAGGATTATTTACACAAAGTCACTGTCCCCGTCTTAGCACTTGGTGGAGATCAAGACTTAATTTGTCCTCCTGAAGCTGTTTATG AAACAGCGAAGCTTATTCCTGAGCACTTGATTACCTACAAAATTCTCGGTGAACCTGGTGGTCCTCATTATGCTCACTACGATTTAGTGGGAGGTCGTCTG GCTGCGGATCAAGTATATCCACACATAATCAAATTCCTGAGACACCATGACATGGCTTAG
- the LOC107418607 gene encoding uncharacterized protein LOC107418607 isoform X2: MSLRALHFPDIHSGKAALPFGNPCCLNPTLPRFSDPKPGIYQGPSRRPGRWTPLSLSSVSGVAVEKEKRNDKRFSVCTADELHYVSVPNSDWSLALWRYLPSPQVQPRNHPLLLLSGVATNAIGYDLSPECSFARYMAGDGFDTWILEVRGAGLSRKGVDSFDRKPMNAKSKSTSSSVNYGKDEEKRTYMESKPDQFRSPTKLMKNFMLISERLSSFLNEGMLEGGQNSVIASHIKDLSTRLANIIEEYQRSVPAQLMELQERFSSTLADLQQQLDLIVKYDWDFDHYLQEDVPAAVEYIRSHCKPQDSKLHGIGHSMGGILLYAMLSQCCSQGRDSGFASITTLASSLDYTPSKSSLKLLLPLADPAQALNVPAIPIGALLAAAHPLASRPPYVLSWLNRQISAQDMMHPELFEKLVLNNFCTVPAKLLLQLTTAFQKTGLCDRSGTFFYKDYLHKVTVPVLALGGDQDLICPPEAVYETAKLIPEHLITYKILGEPGGPHYAHYDLVGGRLAADQVYPHIIKFLRHHDMA, encoded by the exons aTGTCGTTGCGAGCTCTCCATTTTCCCGATATCCATTCGGGAAAAGCTGCATTACCATTTGGTAATCCTTGCTGTCTTAACCCGACGCTGCCAAGGTTTTCCGACCCGAAACCCGGTATCTATCAGGGCCCATCTCGTCGACCCGGGAGGTGGACCCCACTGAGTCTGAGCTCCGTCAGCGGCGTGGCGGTggagaaggagaagagaaacGACAAGCGGTTTTCCGTCTGTACGGCCGACGAGCTTCATTACGTCTCTGTTCCCAATTCCGATTGGAGCCTCGCTCTCTGGCGCTACCTTCCTTCTCCccag GTGCAACCGAGGAACCATCCTCTGTTGCTGTTGTCGGGAGTAGCTACAAATGCAATTGGTTACGATCTTTCCCCTGAG TGTTCATTTGCTCGCTACATGGCTGGTGATGGTTTTGATACATGGATTCTTGAAGTTAGAGGTGCTGGATTGAGTAGAAAAGGTGTAGACTCATTTGACAGGAAACCAATGAATGCCAAGTCTAAGAGTACAAGTTCTTCAGTCAACTATGGTAAAGATG AAGAGAAAAGGACATATATGGAGTCTAAACCAGATCAGTTTCGCTCACCCACAAAGTTGATGAAGAATTTTATGCTTATATCTGAGAGACTATCAAGCTTTCTAAATGAAG GTATGTTAGAAGGAGGTCAAAACTCTGTTATTGCTAGCCATATTAAGGATTTGAGTACAAGGCTTGCAAATATCATTGAAGAATATCAACGATCAGTCCCTGCTCAGCTTATGGAGTTGCAAGAGCGTTTTTCTTCTACTTTGGCCGATTTGCAACAACAACTTGACCTTATTGTTAAGTATGACTGGGACTTTGATCACTACCTACAAGAAGATGTGCCTGCTGCG GTTGAGTATATAAGGAGTCATTGCAAACCACAGGATAGCAAGTTGCATGGAATTGGTCACTCAATGGGGGGTATCTTGCTATATGCAATGCTCTCACAATGCT GTTCTCAAGGAAGGGATTCAGGATTTGCATCAATCACTACTTTGGCATCGTCGCTCGACTATACTCCTTCAAAATCATCGCTCAAATTACTTTTACCACTG GCTGATCCTGCTCAAGCTCTAAATGTTCCTGCCATTCCAATTGGGGCACTGCTTGCCGCTGCTCATCCTCTTGCATCGCGTCCACCTTATGTTTTGTCTTGGCTGAATCGTCAAATTTCTGCTCAAGACATGATGCATCCAGAGTTATTTGAAAAGCTTGTTTTGAACAACTTTT GTACAGTGCCAGCTAAGCTTCTCTTGCAGCTAACAACAGCTTTCCAGAAGACTGGTTTATGCGACAGAAGTGGAACTTTCTTTTACAAGGATTATTTACACAAAGTCACTGTCCCCGTCTTAGCACTTGGTGGAGATCAAGACTTAATTTGTCCTCCTGAAGCTGTTTATG AAACAGCGAAGCTTATTCCTGAGCACTTGATTACCTACAAAATTCTCGGTGAACCTGGTGGTCCTCATTATGCTCACTACGATTTAGTGGGAGGTCGTCTG GCTGCGGATCAAGTATATCCACACATAATCAAATTCCTGAGACACCATGACATGGCTTAG
- the LOC107409344 gene encoding uncharacterized protein LOC107409344, with protein MDPPHPPLPTPTSTAPTAGAGSVAGAGAGVGAGPGASTVTTIQLNYSDSVDSSPRSRNAETWVDDNLPQVPGAKLRLMCSYGGHIIPRPHDKSLCYVGGETRIVVAERHSSLSDLCARLSRTLLNGRPFTLKYQLPREDLDSLISVTTDEDLENMIEEYDRTVSASPSKPSRLRLFLFFSKPETTVSMGALLDDAKSETWFVDALNGSAYLPRNLSDSATMDCLLSLDAVRGNDSSNDLEAQGDHFLGDSNKQVTKNVHDLHNMPDSPMVENTSSFGSSSSSPSMSNLPPIRVRVDDNVAGSQQDQKVGIEEQFAQISFAPPSHPTAMAAASSGTVISTAQINTMAVSGENMNRVFSDDERSDHGAPVAFRKPPLPLQPVQVQKPGGFGLPSPDSIASDSSIASATSLSKPTYYHQEQVHVQPREVRGPASPSTMSDNSDVGSGNFVHQVKESGYVIPPQLDQQQQQQQPQQQQFVQQPQQQQFVHAGTQFIHHPATGPVPISSYYPIYASQAQQQYHHPIDQQYPVYVMPAPQKQPYNMAETTVVSSSRPLPSPSPPIVPTSATYKDGIPPVYPTKTASPAVPEMGSNTLYKTPVNSTPPPPLVQIPPQTQFQQQYVGYTQMHHHPSQSIAVASSAAANYGFEYANPSHEQVYYTQHPATPLPSQYQTLTPAAAAIALSDAAKQPPTDNTQQIRTSQPL; from the exons ATGGATCCCCCTCACCCTCCTCTTCCCACCCCCACATCAACCGCACCCACTGCCGGTGCCGGTTCCGTTGCCGGTGCTGGTGCTGGTGTCGGCGCCGGCCCTGGGGCCTCCACTGTCACCACCATTCAACTCAATTATTCTGACTCTGTAGACTCGTCTCCTCGTTCACGCAATGCAGAGACCTGGGTCGACGACAATCTTCCTCAAGTCCCAGGTGCAAAGCTCCGTCTAATGTGCAGCTATGGCGGCCACATCATCCCTCGTCCACACGATAAGTCGCTCTGCTACGTCGGCGGTGAGACACGCATAGTCGTCGCCGAACGCCATTCTAGTCTTTCGGATCTCTGTGCGCGGCTCTCTCGGACCCTTCTCAATGGACGACCTTTTACCCTCAAATACCAGCTGCCCCGTGAAGATCTCGACTCGCTGATTTCGGTCACCACCGATGAAGATCTTGAGAATATGATCGAAGAGTACGACCGTACGGTCTCAGCCTCGCCGTCGAAACCATCTCGCCTGCGTTTGTTCCTTTTCTTCTCTAAGCCTGAAACCACAGTTTCCATGGGAGCTTTGCTTGACGATGCTAAGTCCGAGACTTGGTTTGTCGACGCGCTTAATGGGTCTGCGTATCTTCCTAGAAATCTCTCTGACTCTGCAACAATGGACTGCTTGTTGAGCCTCGATGCTGTTCGTGGAAATGACTCTTCGAATGATTTGGAAGCTCAAGGTGATCATTTCTTGGGGGATAGTAACAAACAGGTGACGAAGAATGTGCATGACTTGCATAATATGCCGGATTCACCAATGGTGGAGAACACTTCTTCATTTGGCTCATCTTCTTCTTCGCCTTCAATGTCAAATTTGCCACCTATTCGGGTTCGGGTTGATGATAATGTAGCTGGATCACAGCAGGATCAGAAGGTTGGGATAGAGGAACAGTTTGCACAGATAAGTTTTGCTCCACCTTCACATCCTACGGCCATGGCAGCTGCTTCTTCTGGGACTGTAATATCAACCGCTCAGATCAACACCATGGCTGTTTCTGGAGAAAATATGAATAGGGTTTTCTCCGACGACGAGAGATCCGATCACGGCGCACCAGTTGCGTTCAGAAAGCCTCCATTGCCATTGCAGCCTGTGCAAGTACAAAAGCCTGGTGGTTTTGGCTTGCCTTCTCCGGATTCAATAGCAAG TGATAGCAGTATTGCCTCTGCAACCTCTCTGTCAAAACCAACGTACTATCATCAAGAACAAGTTCATGTCCAACCCAGAGAAGTCAGAGGTCCTGCTAGCCCAAGTACAATGAGTGATAATTCTGATGTGGGTTCTGGTAATTTTGTTCATCAAGTAAAGGAATCTGGGTATGTAATTCCTCCACAATTagatcaacaacaacaacaacaacagccaCAACAGCAACAATTTGTCCAACAGCCACAACAGCAACAATTTGTCCATGCCGGCACCCAATTTATCCACCACCCAGCCACAGGACCAGTGCCAATCTCATCTTACTACCCCATCTATGCCTCTCAAGCACAGCAACAATATCATCACCCAATTGATCAGCAATATCCAGTCTATGTAATGCCAGCTCCACAGAAACAACCCTATAATATGGCAGAAACGACCGTTGTTTCTTCGAGCCGGCCACTACCTTCTCCAAGTCCTCCAATTGTTCCTACCTCTGCGACTTACAAGGATGGTATTCCTCCTGTTTACCCAACAAAGACAGCTTCCCCTGCTGTTCCTGAAATGGGTTCGAATACCTTGTACAAAACGCCTGTGAATTcaactcctcctcctcctttaGTCCAGATTCCTCCTCAAACCCAATTTCAGCAACAGTATGTGGGTTATACTCAGATGCATCATCATCCATCGCAGTCCATTGCTGTTGCTTCCTCTGCTGCTGCTAATTATGGTTTTGAATATGCCAACCCTTCACATGAACAAGTTTACTACACACAACACCCAGCTACTCCTTTGCCTTCTCAGTATCAGACTTTGACTCCTGCAGCCGCCGCAATTGCGTTATCAGATGCAGCAAAACAGCCGCCTACAGATAACACCCAGCAGATCAGAACCTCTCAACCATTATAA
- the LOC107418607 gene encoding uncharacterized protein LOC107418607 isoform X1 — protein MSLRALHFPDIHSGKAALPFGNPCCLNPTLPRFSDPKPGIYQGPSRRPGRWTPLSLSSVSGVAVEKEKRNDKRFSVCTADELHYVSVPNSDWSLALWRYLPSPQVQPRNHPLLLLSGVATNAIGYDLSPECSFARYMAGDGFDTWILEVRGAGLSRKGVDSFDRKPMNAKSKSTSSSVNYGKDGNVPLGLHSASNLGAMADSDILSAEEKRTYMESKPDQFRSPTKLMKNFMLISERLSSFLNEGMLEGGQNSVIASHIKDLSTRLANIIEEYQRSVPAQLMELQERFSSTLADLQQQLDLIVKYDWDFDHYLQEDVPAAVEYIRSHCKPQDSKLHGIGHSMGGILLYAMLSQCCSQGRDSGFASITTLASSLDYTPSKSSLKLLLPLADPAQALNVPAIPIGALLAAAHPLASRPPYVLSWLNRQISAQDMMHPELFEKLVLNNFCTVPAKLLLQLTTAFQKTGLCDRSGTFFYKDYLHKVTVPVLALGGDQDLICPPEAVYETAKLIPEHLITYKILGEPGGPHYAHYDLVGGRLAADQVYPHIIKFLRHHDMA, from the exons aTGTCGTTGCGAGCTCTCCATTTTCCCGATATCCATTCGGGAAAAGCTGCATTACCATTTGGTAATCCTTGCTGTCTTAACCCGACGCTGCCAAGGTTTTCCGACCCGAAACCCGGTATCTATCAGGGCCCATCTCGTCGACCCGGGAGGTGGACCCCACTGAGTCTGAGCTCCGTCAGCGGCGTGGCGGTggagaaggagaagagaaacGACAAGCGGTTTTCCGTCTGTACGGCCGACGAGCTTCATTACGTCTCTGTTCCCAATTCCGATTGGAGCCTCGCTCTCTGGCGCTACCTTCCTTCTCCccag GTGCAACCGAGGAACCATCCTCTGTTGCTGTTGTCGGGAGTAGCTACAAATGCAATTGGTTACGATCTTTCCCCTGAG TGTTCATTTGCTCGCTACATGGCTGGTGATGGTTTTGATACATGGATTCTTGAAGTTAGAGGTGCTGGATTGAGTAGAAAAGGTGTAGACTCATTTGACAGGAAACCAATGAATGCCAAGTCTAAGAGTACAAGTTCTTCAGTCAACTATGGTAAAGATGGTAACGTCCCTCTGGGGCTGCACTCTGCTTCTAACCTTGGTGCCATGGCTGATTCTGACATCTTGTCTGCAGAAGAGAAAAGGACATATATGGAGTCTAAACCAGATCAGTTTCGCTCACCCACAAAGTTGATGAAGAATTTTATGCTTATATCTGAGAGACTATCAAGCTTTCTAAATGAAG GTATGTTAGAAGGAGGTCAAAACTCTGTTATTGCTAGCCATATTAAGGATTTGAGTACAAGGCTTGCAAATATCATTGAAGAATATCAACGATCAGTCCCTGCTCAGCTTATGGAGTTGCAAGAGCGTTTTTCTTCTACTTTGGCCGATTTGCAACAACAACTTGACCTTATTGTTAAGTATGACTGGGACTTTGATCACTACCTACAAGAAGATGTGCCTGCTGCG GTTGAGTATATAAGGAGTCATTGCAAACCACAGGATAGCAAGTTGCATGGAATTGGTCACTCAATGGGGGGTATCTTGCTATATGCAATGCTCTCACAATGCT GTTCTCAAGGAAGGGATTCAGGATTTGCATCAATCACTACTTTGGCATCGTCGCTCGACTATACTCCTTCAAAATCATCGCTCAAATTACTTTTACCACTG GCTGATCCTGCTCAAGCTCTAAATGTTCCTGCCATTCCAATTGGGGCACTGCTTGCCGCTGCTCATCCTCTTGCATCGCGTCCACCTTATGTTTTGTCTTGGCTGAATCGTCAAATTTCTGCTCAAGACATGATGCATCCAGAGTTATTTGAAAAGCTTGTTTTGAACAACTTTT GTACAGTGCCAGCTAAGCTTCTCTTGCAGCTAACAACAGCTTTCCAGAAGACTGGTTTATGCGACAGAAGTGGAACTTTCTTTTACAAGGATTATTTACACAAAGTCACTGTCCCCGTCTTAGCACTTGGTGGAGATCAAGACTTAATTTGTCCTCCTGAAGCTGTTTATG AAACAGCGAAGCTTATTCCTGAGCACTTGATTACCTACAAAATTCTCGGTGAACCTGGTGGTCCTCATTATGCTCACTACGATTTAGTGGGAGGTCGTCTG GCTGCGGATCAAGTATATCCACACATAATCAAATTCCTGAGACACCATGACATGGCTTAG